The following are from one region of the Solidesulfovibrio fructosivorans JJ] genome:
- a CDS encoding ParA family protein, which translates to MGTIITIANNKGGVGKTTLTCNLAHALTLKGGRALVVDTDSQCNSTSLLTGNGITFQNSLYDILTSRDLVAQKAIVESKIKKVDILPNISDTAVLEYDLSQNLPDNYSILRSKLRDYSKKTYQYILIDTPPNLGFFSLSSLFAADFCIVPISAGSAYSIEGLLRVLTVIEKIQEDGNPDLRFLRLLVNNIDRRTAMGRLIVSELEDNFRGKMFETHIPRSTVFEQAEYTKATVFGSHSATYGAKAYRELAAELRLILESPE; encoded by the coding sequence GTGGGTACTATCATCACCATCGCCAACAACAAAGGGGGCGTCGGCAAAACGACGCTGACCTGCAACCTAGCGCATGCCCTGACCCTCAAAGGTGGCCGTGCCCTGGTCGTGGACACGGATTCCCAGTGTAATTCCACGAGCCTGCTGACAGGCAACGGCATCACCTTTCAAAATTCCCTTTACGACATACTGACCTCCCGGGATCTGGTGGCCCAAAAAGCCATCGTGGAATCAAAAATCAAGAAAGTGGACATTCTGCCCAACATCTCGGACACGGCGGTGCTGGAGTACGACCTGTCCCAGAATCTGCCGGACAATTATTCCATCCTGCGGTCGAAACTCCGCGACTACTCCAAAAAGACCTACCAATATATCCTCATCGACACGCCGCCGAACCTTGGCTTTTTCTCCCTGTCCTCCCTGTTTGCCGCGGACTTTTGCATCGTGCCCATCTCCGCCGGTTCCGCCTACAGCATCGAGGGCCTGTTGCGCGTGTTGACCGTCATCGAGAAGATCCAGGAGGACGGCAACCCGGATCTGCGTTTCCTGCGCCTTCTGGTCAACAACATCGACCGCCGGACCGCCATGGGGCGGCTCATCGTTTCCGAGCTGGAGGACAATTTCCGCGGTAAGATGTTTGAAACCCACATCCCGCGCAGCACAGTCTTCGAACAGGCCGAATACACCAAGGCCACCGTCTTCGGCAGTCACTCCGCCACCTACGGCGCCAAAGCCTACCGGGAATTGGCCGCCGAACTC